In Bacillus rossius redtenbacheri isolate Brsri chromosome 15, Brsri_v3, whole genome shotgun sequence, one genomic interval encodes:
- the LOC134539745 gene encoding uncharacterized protein LOC134539745: MTRARLSNLVLCAAAATFVVGSASGITVQRKAGSLDPAERAHHRAGPRPAVSPGIVSAVLKVKLATPSGTKHGDCDECQEQREWDSQEDEEENSEEREDDNAMAGKEGEGKTSVKVVSGLDDSAEEDDYGKKKHKKNEQNEIPDVPVHRGSFVGVDQENYDDSIRQMEWNIRNSLIGDGHLFRTLPHHHRNRYFHSENPPAEIPVRENVHGSFFETSDGYKTHRPGSHEARTPRPYHNVMTKYQEYDDANQEEQYVARLLSALITQKHNREMIHVDDKIDFPKVKENVEDAALTLPDSEISIAGKMDVI; this comes from the exons ATGACACGCGCCCGCCTTTCGAACCTCGTTCTGTGTGCCGCCGCTGCAACCTTCGTGGTTGGCTCGG CCAGTGGCATCACGGTGCAGCGCAAGGCAGGCTCGCTGGACCCCGCGGAGCGAGCCCACCACCGCGCCGGGCCCCGTCCCGCCGTCAGCCCCGGCATAGTGAGCGCGGTGCTCAAGGTGAAGCTGGCGACACCCTCGGGCACCAAGCACGGCGACTGTGACGAGTGTCAGGAGCAGAGAGAGTGGGACAGCCAAGAGGACGAGGAGGAGAACTCCGAAGAGCGCGAAGATGACAACGCCATGGCCGGGAAGGAAGGCGAGGGAAAAACATCGGTGAAAGTTGTTTCGGGACTGGACGACAGCGCAGAGGAAGATGActacgggaaaaaaaaacacaaaaagaaCGAGCAGAACGAAATACCCGACGTGCCCGTCCACAGGGGCAGCTTCGTCGGGGTGGATCAGGAAAACTACGACGACAGCATCCGACAGATGGAGTGGAACATAAGAAACAGTTTGATCGGGGATGGCCATCTTTTCAGAACCCTCCCCCACCACCACAGAAACAGGTACTTTCACTCCGAGAACCCACCCGCAGAAATTCCAGTGCGGGAAAACGTTCACGGCAGCTTTTTTGAAACTTCCGACGGGTACAAAACGCACCGCCCTGGCTCACACGAGGCGAGAACTCCCAGGCCGTACCACAACGTGATGACCAAGTATCAGGAATATGACGACGCGAATCAAGAGGAACAGtatgtggctcgcctgctgtccGCGCTCATAACTCAGAAACACAACCGAGAGATGATTCATGTGGACGACAAAATTGATTTCCCAAAGGTCAAAGAAAATGTGGAAGATGCCGCATTAACTTTGCCGGATAGCGAAATATCCATCGCTGGCAAAATGGATGTTATTTAA
- the LOC134539744 gene encoding uncharacterized protein LOC134539744 isoform X4: MSSAATSLSGARYVQVVLESETSSEMSTDESVLSFQGAETGLAKSLSDTSTSSEEEAPPPPRYLAGLGRGVARLFMFSGGTPVPRQPVEFDVASLSEDGGDPLGESGNSSDVSALKVFPGVLAATIAMQDSDYTSFVDGSEESSERPDSELSMTDYWSCVQCKEKNNNPLFRFCERCYRVRKEFFPPRPGGVKTRDGLKRKREEKRNARLKHKGLEASDLSSGGEEAEEVAAKKPRPERGHQAADSGISCSSQEMLSQDLALTLHCASVQDRLKSMMPGRGSVTCGGVDVLDGTGGVTAEGGGVEEGPARAPKRPAEETCGDLRAASFLDEGLPGTSRDGERPESCSSSRELPSPEGPPAALGTCAACRKLAVLRTCIDCHKTASESAQCIICCSQPKNATFVHLRGRIVHTAACYACALRIWKTKKRCPVCNLKIKTIYKNIVV, from the exons GCCTTGCGAAGAGCTTGTCGGACACCTCAACGTCGTCCGAGGAAGAGGCACCCCCGCCACCGAGGTACCTCGCCGGCCTCGGCAGAGGCGTGGCCAGGCTCTTCATGTTCTCCGGCGGCACGCCCGTGCCAAGGCAGCCGGTCGAGTTCGACGTGGCCAGTCTGTCGGAGGACGGCGGCGACCCGCTGGGGGAAAGCGGGAACTCGAGCGACGTCAGT GCCTTGAAGGTATTCCCTGGTGTCCTGGCTGCGACTATTGCAATGCAGGACAGCGACTACACGTCCTTCGTCGACGGCTCTGAGGAGAGCAGCGAGAGGCCGGATTCGGAGCTGTCCATGACGGACTACTGGAGCTGTGTGCAGTGCAAGGAGAAGAACAACAACCCCCTTTTCCGGTTCTGCGAGCGCTGCTACAGG GTGCGGAAGGAATTCTTTCCCCCGAGACCAGGCGGTGTGAAGACCCGCGACGGCCTCAAGAGAAAGAGGGAGGAGAAGCGCAACGCGCGGTTGAAGCACAAGGGCTTGGAAGCCAGCGACCTCTCCAGCGGGGGGGAAGAAGCGGAGGAAGTGGCGGCGAAGAAGCCCAGACCGGAACGCGGCCACCAGGCGGCGGACAGCGGCATCAGCTGCTCGAGCCAGGAGATGCTGAGCCAAGACCTGGCGCTCACTCTCCATTGTGCCAGCGTCCAGGACAGACTGAAAAGCATGATGCCGGGCAGGGGCTCGGTGACGTGTGGCGGCGTGGACGTCTTGGACGGGACGGGGGGCGTGACCGCGGAGGGCGGGGGCGTCGAGGAGGGTCCGGCCCGCGCCCCGAAGCGTCCCGCGGAGGAGACCTGCGGTGACTTGCGGGCCGCCAGCTTCCTGGACGAGGGCCTACCCGGGACGAGTCGCGACGGGGAGCGCCCCGAGAGCTGCTCCTCCTCCCGGGAGCTGCCGTCTCCCGAGGGCCCGCCCGCCGCCCTGGGGACCTGTGCCGCCTGCCGCAAGCTCGCCGTGCTGCGGACGTGCATCGACTGCCACAAGACTGCGAGCGAGAGCGCGCAGTGCATTATCTGCTGCTCCCAGCCCAAGAACGCCACCTTCGTCCACCTTCGCGGCAGGATCGTCCATACCGCCGCCTGCTACGCGTGCGCGCTGCGGATTTGGAAGACGAAGAAGCGTTGCCCGGTGTGCAACTTGAAGataaaaactatttataaaaacattgttGTTTGA
- the LOC134539744 gene encoding E3 ubiquitin-protein ligase Mdm2-like isoform X5: MSTDESVLSFQGAETGLAKSLSDTSTSSEEEAPPPPRYLAGLGRGVARLFMFSGGTPVPRQPVEFDVASLSEDGGDPLGESGNSSDVSALKVFPGVLAATIAMQDSDYTSFVDGSEESSERPDSELSMTDYWSCVQCKEKNNNPLFRFCERCYRVRKEFFPPRPGGVKTRDGLKRKREEKRNARLKHKGLEASDLSSGGEEAEEVAAKKPRPERGHQAADSGISCSSQEMLSQDLALTLHCASVQDRLKSMMPGRGSVTCGGVDVLDGTGGVTAEGGGVEEGPARAPKRPAEETCGDLRAASFLDEGLPGTSRDGERPESCSSSRELPSPEGPPAALGTCAACRKLAVLRTCIDCHKTASESAQCIICCSQPKNATFVHLRGRIVHTAACYACALRIWKTKKRCPVCNLKIKTIYKNIVV, translated from the exons GCCTTGCGAAGAGCTTGTCGGACACCTCAACGTCGTCCGAGGAAGAGGCACCCCCGCCACCGAGGTACCTCGCCGGCCTCGGCAGAGGCGTGGCCAGGCTCTTCATGTTCTCCGGCGGCACGCCCGTGCCAAGGCAGCCGGTCGAGTTCGACGTGGCCAGTCTGTCGGAGGACGGCGGCGACCCGCTGGGGGAAAGCGGGAACTCGAGCGACGTCAGT GCCTTGAAGGTATTCCCTGGTGTCCTGGCTGCGACTATTGCAATGCAGGACAGCGACTACACGTCCTTCGTCGACGGCTCTGAGGAGAGCAGCGAGAGGCCGGATTCGGAGCTGTCCATGACGGACTACTGGAGCTGTGTGCAGTGCAAGGAGAAGAACAACAACCCCCTTTTCCGGTTCTGCGAGCGCTGCTACAGG GTGCGGAAGGAATTCTTTCCCCCGAGACCAGGCGGTGTGAAGACCCGCGACGGCCTCAAGAGAAAGAGGGAGGAGAAGCGCAACGCGCGGTTGAAGCACAAGGGCTTGGAAGCCAGCGACCTCTCCAGCGGGGGGGAAGAAGCGGAGGAAGTGGCGGCGAAGAAGCCCAGACCGGAACGCGGCCACCAGGCGGCGGACAGCGGCATCAGCTGCTCGAGCCAGGAGATGCTGAGCCAAGACCTGGCGCTCACTCTCCATTGTGCCAGCGTCCAGGACAGACTGAAAAGCATGATGCCGGGCAGGGGCTCGGTGACGTGTGGCGGCGTGGACGTCTTGGACGGGACGGGGGGCGTGACCGCGGAGGGCGGGGGCGTCGAGGAGGGTCCGGCCCGCGCCCCGAAGCGTCCCGCGGAGGAGACCTGCGGTGACTTGCGGGCCGCCAGCTTCCTGGACGAGGGCCTACCCGGGACGAGTCGCGACGGGGAGCGCCCCGAGAGCTGCTCCTCCTCCCGGGAGCTGCCGTCTCCCGAGGGCCCGCCCGCCGCCCTGGGGACCTGTGCCGCCTGCCGCAAGCTCGCCGTGCTGCGGACGTGCATCGACTGCCACAAGACTGCGAGCGAGAGCGCGCAGTGCATTATCTGCTGCTCCCAGCCCAAGAACGCCACCTTCGTCCACCTTCGCGGCAGGATCGTCCATACCGCCGCCTGCTACGCGTGCGCGCTGCGGATTTGGAAGACGAAGAAGCGTTGCCCGGTGTGCAACTTGAAGataaaaactatttataaaaacattgttGTTTGA